The genome window gcatatggtcattatatgtatatataaaatctTCTAATGCGTCATAGCATTCCCGGTGAGTTTCATATTCTTATTTCCTTAGGTAGGTTTAATAAGAATTTGAACATTTCCGAGCACATTTacattccttatttttttttttttttcagttgatgctttatatacattaaaatCCTTGTACTGTGTAATTAGTTCATCAAGCCTTATAtatgtttcatatttaacgTCCTCCTTATGCTCGTTACATATTAACAAATCGAaacatttctcatcatacaatttttgaagttcacTGTACAGTGATAAGGTAGTGCAACCAGAaggtaaattattaattacatgATTATATAAGAGgtagtttaat of Plasmodium cynomolgi strain B DNA, scaffold: 0600, whole genome shotgun sequence contains these proteins:
- a CDS encoding CYIR protein (putative;~vir-type antigen) — protein: ELQKLYDEKCFDLLICNEHKEDVKYETYIRLDELITQYKDFNVYKASTEKKKKIRNVNVLGNVQILIKPT